From one Melospiza melodia melodia isolate bMelMel2 chromosome 4, bMelMel2.pri, whole genome shotgun sequence genomic stretch:
- the LOC134417197 gene encoding protein mono-ADP-ribosyltransferase PARP12-like has translation MEYVWYWLDDSNQWIEYGKEHPGHATATVTSAFLENEYQTDKNGVIFFRAGSQQYQLDFADMVQTNVLFKTQRSVIRLPKESEDGQDGSQNMTLSHPAYPPQWDQTALPDIGYKLIQLSTDSQEYIKIKRLFEKTMKGYCINQLQRIQNPTLWDIFQWQKEKMKKLHKSKGVNERLLFHGTSSSHVSAICEQNFDWRLCGTHGTMYGKGSYFARDASYSHEYCSSLGGRYRMFVAQVLAGDFVRGSPEYCRPPPRDKNSNRLYDSCVDDPTDPSIFVIFEKQQVYPAYILEYSLETSCVVL, from the exons ATGGAGTATGTCTGGTATTGGCTCGATGATTCCAACCAGTGGATTGAGTATGGGAAAGAG CACCCAGGTCATGCCACTGCCACTGTAACATCTGCATTTCTGGAGAATGAATATCAAACTGACAAGAATGGTGTTATTTTCTTCAGGGCTGGTTCTCAGCAGTATCAGTTAGACTTTGCAG ACATGGTCCAAACAAATGTGCTCTTTAAGACTCAAAGAAGTGTTATTCGACTGCCTAAAGAGTCTGAAGATGGACAAGATGGAAG CCAAAACATGACTCTATCACATCCTGCCTATCCTCCACAGTGGGATCAAACTGCACTGCCTGATATTGGGTACAAG TTAATACAGCTCAGCACTGATTCCCAAGAATATATAAAAATCAAGAGGCTGTTTGAGAAGACAATGAAAGGTTACTGCATCAACCAGCTGCAGAGGATTCAGAACCCAACACTTTGGGACATCTTTCAGTG gcaaaaagaaaagatgaaGAAGCTTCATAAATCGAAAGGGGTGAACGAGAGGCTCCTGTTCCATGGCACAAGTTCATCCCATGTGTCTGCCATCTGTGAGCAGAACTTTGACTGGAGGCTCTGTGGGACTCATGGGACAATGTATGGAAAAG GAAGTTACTTTGCCAGAGATGCCAGCTATTCCCACGAGTACTGCTCCTCTCTCGGTGGGCGCTACCGCATGTTCGTAGCTCAGGTTCTCGCTGGAGACTTTGTGCGGGGCAGCCCTGAGTACTGCCGCCCTCCGCCCAGAGACAAAAACTCAAACAGACTTTATGACAGCTGCGTGGACGACCCCACAGACCCTTCCATCTTTGTCATCTTTGAGAAGCAACAAGTTTACCCTGCCTATATCTTGGAATACAGCCTTGAGACCAGCTGTGTGGTCCTGTAG